The sequence AATATTTGTATATTATTAGTGATATAAGTGGTTTATTCTAACTTATACAAAAAATATATGATTTATGCTTATGTTCGTGTTAGTACAGATACACAAACTGTAACTAATCAAAAATATGAAATTTTGCAATTTATTGATGAGAAAAAAATTCATATTGGTCAATGGGTAGAAGAATCTATTAGTGGAACTAAAAAAGTAAATGAACGCAAATTAGGAACTCTACTTGATAATATGGTAGCAAATGATTTGTTGATCGTTACAGAATTATCAAGATTAGGACGTAACCTAATGGAAGTAATGAGTTTCCTTCACCAATGTATGGAACGTAATATCAAAGTATTTACGACAAAAGAACGTTACGAATTGGGTAATAATATCAATTCTAAGGTTCTTGCTTTTGCATTTAGTCTCTCAGCAGAAATAGAACGTAATATGATTTCTCAAAGAACAAAAGAAGCTCTTGCTCGAAAAAAATCAGAAGGAATAAAACTTGGGAGACCAAAAGGTAGTCTATCTAAATATACGAAACTGACAGGAAAAGAGTTAACTATTATAGAATTACTGAGTAAGGACATCTCTATTTCTGCAATAGCAATAATTTTTGGAGTTCACCGACTCACAGCAGATGCATTTATAAAAAACAGAAAACTCTTAAATAAGACCTGATCCATCATAATCAAAAATTTCTGGGATTACCCCCTAGAACCCCATAAATCATATATTTTTTGTATAAGTTAGAATAAACCACTTATATCACTAATAATATACAAATATTATCTAATATAAATGCCATTTATATATATAATATATATTTATATAAAATGGTCATTTTATATATCTTTTATGTATTAATATTCACTACTACTATGATCCAAAATAAAAATTTAACCATTCTCTCTACAGCAGAAAAATTTGCTTTTTATGGATTACCAGATTTTGACGATAACCAACGAAGAAAATATTTTAGTTTTTCTAATGATGAAATGTTGATTATTATGAGAAGTAATCATGTTCACATTAATATTTATTGTGCATTACAACTTGGATATTTTAAAGCAAAAAAGATATTTTTCCAAATCTTGTGGAAAGATATATTGCAAGAGGATATTCAATTTATTATGAGTACTACATTCAACGTAAAGCAATTAGCGTTTACTTTGGCTATAAACTTTGGATAAAGGAATTTCATTATATACTTTCTGAACAAGCAGCACAAATAATAAAACGCGACATATCTCCTAATTTTATAGCACGTGAACTAATATCTTTCTTAAATGATCTTAAGGTAGTACGTCCTGGATATACTACTCTACAAACTATAATTAGTAAAACTCTTAACGATGAACGTAAGCGTATAAGTAATATATTAGATAGAGAACTAACTGACGATCACAAACTAAGTTTAGATAATTTTATGATAGGTGATGATGTAGTTTCAAAACTAGCTTCTTTAAAGCAAGATGCCAAAAATTTTGGTTTTAAAATGATGTTAAAAGAACGGCATAAACATAATCTTTTAGAACCTTTATATAACGTAGCTAAAGATGTGATACCAAAATTAAATATTTCAAAGCATAACATTGATAATTACGTTAACCTTGCTAACCATTATACCATTCGAGACTTACGTGAATTAAAGTATAATCAAAATTATCTATATCTTTTGTGTTATATTCTAAAACGCTATCAACAATTAAATGATAATTTAATTGAAGCTTTTACTTACCATGTCAAGAAACTTGATAAAACTATTAAAGATAAAGTAAAAGCTCATTTTGTAGATGACACAACAGATTCGCAAGAAAAAATAGGCAATCTACTATTATTATATGTAGATGAGAAATTTGATGATTCAACTCTATTCTCTAAAGTACGTAAACGTGCTTTTAAAATTATGTCCAAAGAAAATATTCTCGTTCTTGGACAAAAAATGCTTAATAGACCTCATCGTAAAAAAGAATTTAAATGGCAAGAAGTTGATAAAGCTCAGAAAAGTTACAAAAAAAGTTTACGTCCTCTCTTTATGAAACTTAGTTTTTCCAGTGAAGCACCAGATAACCAATGGCTGCGAGCAGCCAATTGGTTGCAAAAACTATTTATAAACAATCAAAAACTTTCCGAACAACCTTTTAGTAAATGTCCTGATGATACTATTCCTAAGCATTTGCAACGCTATCTTGTAGAAAATAATGGTCAAGATAACCAAAACATTAATGGAAATCGTTATGAATACTGGACTTATTGCCAAATTACTAAACAAATTAATACAAGTGGGCTTTATATTGAAAACAGCCTCAACCACCAGTGCTTTAATCATGAATTAGCTTCAATAGATCAGAAAGAAGAAATTTTAAATAAGTTAAATATACCATGGTTACAACAACCAATTGGCAAACAATTAGACAATTTAACAAAGGAATTACATAATCTATGGGTATCTTTTAATAAAAATCTAAAACAAGACAGTCTTGCTCACTTGAAATATGATCACAACAAGCAAAAGCTTAATTGGAATAAAGTTAAAGCCAATAAATATGAACTATCTCAAAGCAAATTTTTCAGGCAATTGCCATTTTGTGAAATTAATGATGTATTAAACTTTGTAAACAATGATTGTAATTTCTTATCAGCTTTTGTACCATTACAACCACGTTATACTAAACAAGATACAGGTAATAAAGATAGATTAATAGCTACAATTCTTGCTCAAGCATTTAATCATGGTAACTACAGAATGTCCCAAATTAGTGATATTTCTTACCAAACACTTGAAACAACATACCAACAATATTTACGATTATCAACATTGAGAAATGCTAGTGATCTACTGTCTAATGCTATTTCTAGACTAAAGATTTTCCCATATTATTCATTGGATTTAGAAGTCCTTTATAGTAGTGTAGACGGACAAAAATTTGAACTAGATACTCCCAATATTAAAGCACGTTATTCACGTAAATATTTAAGAGACGGTCAAGGAGTTTCTGCATATACTATCCTTGCCAACCACATTCCATTACAGTGTAAACTTATCGGTAGCCATGAACATGAGAGTTATTTTGTTTTTGATATTTGGTACAATAATAGTTCAGACATTATGCCAGAAGCCATTACTGGCGATATGCACAGCATAAACAAAGCCAATTTTGCCATCCTTAATTGGTTTGGAGTACAGTTAAAACCAAGATTTACTAACCTTAATGCTCAGCTAAAAAACCTTTATTGTACTAATGATATTAACCTATACGCAGATTACTTAATTAAGCCAATTGCTCAAATTGATCAACAATGTATTATTGCACAAAAAAGTAATATTGATAGGCTCGTTGCTACCTTGGCACTTAAGGAAATGAACCAAGCTAATTTAATAAAAAAATTATGTCACTTGCCCCCAGAAAATACTCTACGTAAAGCAGTTTTTGAGTATGATAAATTAATACGGAGTATTTATACCCTTAAATATTTAATGGATATACAATTACAAAAAACTGTTCATAAATCACAGAATCGTATTGAATCATATCATCAATTACGTGCTGCTATTGCAAAGGTTGGTGGTAAAAAACAATTATACGGCAAAACAGATATTGATGTAGAAATCAGTAACCAATGCGGTAGATTGGTTGCTCATACGATTATTTACTACAACTCTATGATCCTATCTGCAGTTCTCGAAAAATACAATCACCTTGCTAATAATAAAAGATTTTTGGCAGTAATTAAGAAAATATCACCAGTTACTTGGCACCATCATATTCACTTTCTTGGTCAATATACCTTTCAAAATCAATATAACGTCATTGATATAGACAAAATTGTAGAAAATATTGATTTGGCTTATTAATTCATCTCACAATTGATCTTGCGGCAGATGTTGTAACTTCAGCATCTGTAAAAATAAACTTGTTAAACAGCTACACTGCTTGTAAGCAGAAGGAAAAAGCTATAAGAACCATGATTATCATTTCATAAATGATAAAAAGAACCTCAACTTAGAAATCATATCTTTTGCTCCAGTGATTGTCAATATCCAGAACCAGAATTATAACCATAAAATTTTATATCTTAAGAAAAAATTCAGTTTTTTCTTAAATCAAAAATTTCTGGGATTACCCCCTAGAACCCCTAAGAATGACACAAGGGCACAACTGTTGAAAGTTAGAAGAGGAAGCGGTTTTAAACCGGATAGTTTAAAAGTCGTATGTGGTCAACGTCTATTAGCGAGAAAGACCGTAGGTCGACGAAGCAATCCATAAAAGTAACCAAAGATGGATTGCCACGACAACTACGTGGTCTCGCAATGACAAAAAACCTATCTAAAACCCGCTTTACCTTCTAACTTTCAACAGTTGTGGACACAAGGGCAGCTGTCACCCATGCGAAAGCAGGGAGTTTAGATTCCCGCCATTGCTAAGAATGACAAGGGACTCAATAGACCTCTTGCATAACCTAAAGATAATTTATGCAAAAGGTCCAATGACAATTAAACCAGCAAAGCATTAGCCACAAACTTAGTTAATGTAGGCGGCAAGAATGATGTTAATTCTTTATTGACTTCATCAATATTCTCTATTTTATTACCATCTCGACTTAAGGTCATCTCACCAGAAGTAACATGCTGCATAACAAGTTCAATGATTTGCTTGTGGTCATTATTACCGTTCATATATCGTAGAGCAAACTTCTCAAAAAGATTAATAGCTACCACTTCATATCTTTGGTTTGTTACCCACATATTAGATGTATGAGTTACCTGATATGAAATAAGCTTTGATGCTTTAGGTTTATCAAGATTTACTTCTTTCCTATTATTCTGTAAGGTGATATTAATATACCCTTGCAACACTAACTTCATGGCATTAGCTAAAAATTCAGCCTTTATTTCATTCAGTTTTGCTCCTTGCAGTTTTTTATTACTACTAACAGCAATTTTATCAAAACTCATTGGATTATTGATATTCTCAGAGAAAGTATAGAGTATCGCTTTCATATAAGGAGAAGATGTTGATAAATTATTATCCTTATTACCATTATGAAAAAACTTGGCGACTTCAGATGAATTAAGGTCTATATCAACAAGAGGCTTTTCTGGCACTATATTAAATGTCATATTAAATTTAGTAATATCCTCATTTTTGATAGCTCTGTTTAATTTAATATTATTGTGACAAAGTAAGGTTGACCTAAATCGACGATTGGTAATGAAGTCCATATATTGTTCTATTCTAACAATATCATTTATTGCTTGTAATTTCTCTACCACTTTTGCCGGCATATTTCCTAGATACATGGTGGAAATATTACAATCAGACAAATACTGTAAATTATTTTTTTTAGCCTCATCCATAAATTCATGAAAATAATATTGTACATTATCTTCTTCTAAATGGTCATGACGCAAATAATGGTCATTTTGTTTGGCAAGTAAACTAGCTTCATTTTGTAATACTTGAGAATAAGGCGATTTAGAAGATTCCAAACTATCATTAACGAATTCAAGTAATAACCTAGATTGAGTAATTTTATCTTGAATGTTATTAAAGGCATTTGAGTGATAAAGCATCATATCTCTTATAGTACGAATCATATTCCAGCCGGGTAGGGTATTATAACTAATATACATGATGCCGTTATCTGATAAATTTTTATTACCTATCTCAAAAATCTTATCCTGGACAATTTTTGGCACCCAAGAGATTACTCCATGACAAATTATATAATCAAATTTACCAAATGATTCATCAATATCCGTAATAGAATAATGTCGGAATTCTATATTTTTAAGTTCTAATCCTTCTTTATGTTTATTAGCTTCATCTATTTGTACTTTAGATAGATCAACTCCAACAAAATGTGCTTTAGGATAATTGACAGCATGAGGTATTAAATTACCTCCTGCCGCACACCCTAGCTCTAAAACCCTTGCAGTCTCAACTGCTGGTGATTGCATACCAAATAACACAGCAAGTGTTTGTAGATGGTATGGAGATGTTAAGGCATACGAATAACTCTCATAAGGCAGTTCATCGTATGTATTCTGAGATGTTGAGGCAAGCTCTAAATTAGCAGTCATATGTTCTCCACACTAAAATTTAGATGTATTATATACTAAAAAGTTTCATGTACTAATAGTCTTTTTACATTAAATTGGTAATTTATAAGTAAATCCTATACCAAATTCTCCAACCCCTATGGTTTTTTTGATAGGAATTGCTGGGATAAATTTCTGAGTTTGCATATCCAAAGTATCATAATTAATCTTTATGGAATGAGCAGCTTGTAATTTTACTGCTATATCAACGCTAAAATTACTAGATAAATCCTTAGAAAGCCCAAGACCTACTTGCCAAGCAAAACAATTACTATCAGTGGTTCTAATTCTAAAATATTCTACATCCATTAACTTCCAGCGAGAAGAAGCGGAACTAACTTTTACCTGAGCAATTCCAGCACCTAATATGACAAAAGGAGTCATTTCTTTAATTTTGTCAAAATCATATACAATATTAAGCATATATAAATTGGAAATTATCTTAGTGGCACCCGGAGTTTGTGGTATAATTAAACCGGAAACCTCTTGTTTGGGTAAAACATAATTTAGCCGGTATTGTGGATGATGTGTTGCTGAAAACTCAATAGCCATTTGCGGATAAAAGCTGTAACCAATCTTACCGCTATACATTTTAGAGCTTTCTAAGGTGAAATCACTACCGGAACTATGGCGAAATTTTTTTACCACCGGCTGTACTATTCCGGCTTCTGTCCCAATATAAAAAAATCTCTGATCAGCCTCAGGATTAACCTCATCTGCCTGAGCATTGGTAAAAAACAAGGAGCCTATATAAATAGGTCAATATAAAAGATTTTTATCTATTAGCGAAAAGAATGGGTAAATCTATAGTAATTGCTTTAGCCGGATAGTTCTATAATATATATTATGGAAAATAAGGTTAATATATGATTAATATTATTAAAAATTTTTAAAAAATAATATCTTTTGTTATTAGTGGCACTAAATTTTATGGTATATTATTATGGATTGCTTCGTCGTGCGGTTTCCGCACTCCTCGCAATGACGTTTTTGGGATGCATATACGTCATTGCGAGACCACATAGTGGTCGTGGCAATCCAATTGTAGGTACTATGGGTTTAGATTTCCGTCGTTGCTAAGAATGACAAGGGATCCAATGTCACCCCTGCGAAAGCAGGTATCTAGATTCCGCACCAAAGCGGGAATGACAAGGAGAAGCGGGAATGACAGGGTAAAAAACGTCATTGCGAGAAGGCGTAAGCCTCGAAGCAATCCATTTTAATCGTTTTTTGGATTGCTTTGTCGCTACTAAAGTAGCTCCTCGCAATGACGTTTGGCATATATGACATAATATAAATAGTGGTTCTTATGGGAAAAATTACAACAACAAAAGAAGAATTAGATTTTTACAAATCAGATAAAGACTTTCTAAATCAAGCTTTTAGAAACTCTATTATAGCTCAGGACTTTACGGCACTTGAATTATTATTTAAGTCAACTAACTTAAAATCTTGTTTAAAAATAAGCTCCAAGGAATTATTTTATGAATTAGTTCCATTAGTCAAAGATGATAACAATGTAAATATAATAGAACTAATAATTAATGAGTTCAAGGTTGATCTCAGAGAACAAAAAGATTCAGCAGCTAAAGCAACTTTACTTGATCAAGCTGCTATCTATGGATCTGAAAAAATTGTCAGTTTTCTACTTAGCAAAGGATTTAATCCTAATAATCAAGATTTTCAAGGACAAACTTCAGTACATAGAGCAATAATTGCTAATAGTTTGCCAACTGTTATTACACTCATTAAAGCTAAAGCAGATTTAAATGTTCAAGATAATCAAAAATTTGCGTCTCTTTATTTCGCACGTTTACTTGAATATACTCCAATAGTCAACGAATTAAAAGCAGCCGGAGCAGAGCTAATTGCTCCAAGTGGTACCTCAGTTTGATATATTTCTTCCAAATGACCTCGAATTTCACTGACTGTCATTCCTCGACCATAAAGTGAGATAACTTTATCGTCAAATCCACTGAATCTTCTCAGCCCTTTAGGTATTAATTTCGGAACAAACTCTCCTTCTCGATCTCTTGGTACTTCCAGAGTAACCTTCCTACCATCATCATCAATTATTGTCTTTTCATAGCTACCATTACGACGATTATTATCTACTTTCGGCATTTTACTATGCTTTGAATAACCTAATTCATGCTCTAGTTCACTTTCTAATATTTTTTCAACTATTTGCTTTTTTAGTTGTTGAAATAATCCTTCTTTGCCAAACAACTTAGATGGATCGGCTTTTGATAATAATTCTTCTACTAAATTATTACTTATATTATTATCTTTTAGTTCTAATATCTTCTTTTTTATTTTTTCTGACATATTTTACCTTTTTATAAGTTGTTTTCTTACAGTACTTCTTACTGCTTACTTTTGCAACTTACACAAAGTATATTATAGACTCGAGGAGACCGTAAGGTCAACGAAGCAATCCATTTCTAATCACTTTCCTGGATTGCTTCGTCGGTCTGGCAACCTCCTCGCAATGACATCTTATACTTTAACCTTTTTTCCGTGAACACTCACATTCAATCTACAACTGTAGTACTACGCAGGGGTGACATAAAGTTGAGATGACATAGAACAGAATTGCTTCGTCGGCTCAAGGCTCCTCACAATGACAGTGCTGATAAAGAAGCGTTGCATCACCATAACTAAAAAACCGCATTTTTTGATCTATAGCATATTTGTAGATATTAGTTATTTCCTGATAGCCAGCAAATGCACAAACTAACATGAATAATGTAGATTTTGGCAAATGAAAATTGGTAACTAACATATCGACAATTTGAAATTTAAATCCTGGTCTAATAAAAATGGCTGTTTCAAATTCACCATTTGTTATTTGCCCATTATTTGCTATGGCGTTACTTTCTAATGCTCGTAAGGTGGTAGTGCCGACGGCTATTATTCGTCTATTTTCTTTTTTTGCCTTATTAATCATATCTTCAGTTTTTTTATCTATATGATAATACTCTGAATGCATTTGATGTTGATCAATATCTTCAGTTTTAACTGGTAGGAACGTCCCTGCCCCAACATGCAAGGTAATAAAGGCAGTTTCAATATTTTTTGCTTTAACTAATGCCAACAATTGTTCGGAGAAATGTAGCCCTGCAGTTGGGGAGGCTACTGCTCCATGGTTCTTGCTATAAACTGTTTGATATCTATTATAGTCAAATTCTTTT comes from Candidatus Tisiphia endosymbiont of Sialis lutaria and encodes:
- a CDS encoding master DNA invertase Mpi family serine-type recombinase; amino-acid sequence: MVYSNLYKKYMIYAYVRVSTDTQTVTNQKYEILQFIDEKKIHIGQWVEESISGTKKVNERKLGTLLDNMVANDLLIVTELSRLGRNLMEVMSFLHQCMERNIKVFTTKERYELGNNINSKVLAFAFSLSAEIERNMISQRTKEALARKKSEGIKLGRPKGSLSKYTKLTGKELTIIELLSKDISISAIAIIFGVHRLTADAFIKNRKLLNKT
- a CDS encoding outer membrane protein, yielding MGSLFFTNAQADEVNPEADQRFFYIGTEAGIVQPVVKKFRHSSGSDFTLESSKMYSGKIGYSFYPQMAIEFSATHHPQYRLNYVLPKQEVSGLIIPQTPGATKIISNLYMLNIVYDFDKIKEMTPFVILGAGIAQVKVSSASSRWKLMDVEYFRIRTTDSNCFAWQVGLGLSKDLSSNFSVDIAVKLQAAHSIKINYDTLDMQTQKFIPAIPIKKTIGVGEFGIGFTYKLPI
- a CDS encoding ankyrin repeat domain-containing protein, coding for MGKITTTKEELDFYKSDKDFLNQAFRNSIIAQDFTALELLFKSTNLKSCLKISSKELFYELVPLVKDDNNVNIIELIINEFKVDLREQKDSAAKATLLDQAAIYGSEKIVSFLLSKGFNPNNQDFQGQTSVHRAIIANSLPTVITLIKAKADLNVQDNQKFASLYFARLLEYTPIVNELKAAGAELIAPSGTSV
- a CDS encoding transposase — encoded protein: MSEKIKKKILELKDNNISNNLVEELLSKADPSKLFGKEGLFQQLKKQIVEKILESELEHELGYSKHSKMPKVDNNRRNGSYEKTIIDDDGRKVTLEVPRDREGEFVPKLIPKGLRRFSGFDDKVISLYGRGMTVSEIRGHLEEIYQTEVPLGAISSAPAAFNSLTIGVYSSKRAK
- the queA gene encoding tRNA preQ1(34) S-adenosylmethionine ribosyltransferase-isomerase QueA, with amino-acid sequence MKLSDFDFTLPNELIAQNPAKKRDESNLLVAAPNNHLVQTKFHDIIDYLCPGDLMVFNDTKVINAKLLLNKSGKKIELYLNKAISDNYWHGFAKPSKRLAIEDQFEFAGNKIIISKKLGMGQVEVAFALDNISIFEFLEKYGEIPLPPYIKRGESLPKDANLEDDIGNSKEFDYNRYQTVYSKNHGAVASPTAGLHFSEQLLALVKAKNIETAFITLHVGAGTFLPVKTEDIDQHQMHSEYYHIDKKTEDMINKAKKENRRIIAVGTTTLRALESNAIANNGQITNGEFETAIFIRPGFKFQIVDMLVTNFHLPKSTLFMLVCAFAGYQEITNIYKYAIDQKMRFFSYGDATLLYQHCHCEEP